A genomic region of Micromonospora sp. NBC_01796 contains the following coding sequences:
- a CDS encoding ABC transporter ATP-binding protein, giving the protein MSMFGGGFGGPGGGSAGGPMGGLGGIGAGRGSGKSANHGNGLPFAGIPDELLAGVARLEASEPEPEPQSNTFTARPPDEPPLTLSTIVARYRGTLLVACLLVVLETLLLQAGPYLVQVGIDHGIVARDPSVLLLATGAFAATVLLGGLAAAARTRQTGRLAAYAMRDLRVRVFAQLQRLSMDYFTREKAGVTMTRMTSDIESLQQLLQDGLAQFAGHALTMLVIVAVLVGYDPELALIMLVLVLPPLAAASIWFRVASDRGYRRQRDAVAAMFSDLAEGLHGVRVVTAHNRQERNVLAHREVVGRYRDANDFTGHISAVYGPGSSAIGLLGLAALLFIGGRMVLRGELSIGELTAFVLYLNAFFQPVQQLVQLYTSYQQGRAAVSKLRELLQTPPSVVEAPDAAALPPVGGEIEFDDVTFGYDPTRPVLRGISLRIAAGETVACVGPTGAGKSTLAKLVTRLYDPDAGRVLIDGHDLRDVTLASLRRQIGVVPQEPFLFAGSIRDNVAFARPEATDDEVWAAVDAVGLRDLVERSPQGLATPLHERGQSVSSGERQLLALARAFLAQPRVVLLDEATANLDLQSELRVEAALDVLLEGRTAILVAHRLSTAARADRIIVIDDHGIAESGSHRELLTRDGPYARMFATWAAGAGHS; this is encoded by the coding sequence ATGAGCATGTTCGGTGGCGGCTTCGGCGGACCCGGTGGCGGCTCGGCCGGCGGCCCGATGGGTGGCCTCGGCGGGATCGGCGCCGGCCGGGGCAGCGGCAAGTCGGCCAACCACGGCAACGGGCTGCCCTTCGCCGGGATCCCGGACGAGCTGCTCGCCGGTGTCGCCCGGCTGGAGGCGAGCGAGCCCGAGCCCGAACCGCAGTCCAACACCTTCACCGCCCGGCCGCCGGACGAGCCACCGCTGACCCTGTCCACCATCGTCGCCCGCTACCGGGGCACCCTGCTCGTCGCCTGCCTGCTGGTGGTCCTGGAGACGCTGCTGTTGCAGGCCGGCCCGTACCTGGTGCAGGTCGGCATCGACCACGGCATCGTGGCCCGGGACCCGTCGGTGCTGCTGCTGGCCACCGGCGCGTTCGCGGCCACCGTCCTGCTCGGCGGGCTCGCCGCGGCTGCCCGGACCCGGCAGACCGGCCGGCTGGCCGCGTACGCCATGCGCGACCTGCGGGTACGCGTCTTCGCCCAGCTCCAGCGGCTGTCCATGGACTACTTCACCCGGGAGAAGGCCGGGGTCACGATGACCCGGATGACCTCGGACATCGAGTCGCTGCAACAGCTCCTCCAGGACGGCCTGGCCCAGTTCGCCGGGCACGCGCTCACCATGCTGGTGATCGTCGCGGTGCTGGTCGGCTACGACCCGGAACTCGCCCTGATCATGCTGGTGCTGGTCCTGCCGCCACTGGCCGCCGCCTCGATCTGGTTCCGGGTCGCCTCCGACCGCGGTTACCGGCGGCAGCGTGACGCGGTCGCGGCAATGTTCTCCGACCTCGCCGAGGGCCTGCACGGCGTACGGGTGGTGACCGCGCACAACCGGCAGGAGCGCAACGTCCTGGCCCACCGGGAGGTGGTCGGCCGTTACCGCGACGCCAACGACTTCACCGGGCACATCAGCGCCGTCTACGGTCCGGGCAGTTCGGCGATCGGCCTGCTCGGCCTGGCCGCGCTGCTGTTCATCGGTGGCCGGATGGTGCTGCGCGGGGAGCTGAGCATCGGTGAGCTGACGGCGTTCGTGCTCTACCTCAACGCCTTCTTCCAGCCGGTGCAGCAGCTCGTCCAGCTCTACACCAGCTACCAGCAGGGCCGGGCGGCGGTGAGCAAGCTGCGGGAGCTGCTGCAGACCCCGCCGAGCGTGGTCGAGGCGCCGGACGCGGCGGCGTTGCCCCCGGTCGGCGGTGAGATCGAGTTCGACGACGTGACGTTCGGCTACGATCCGACCCGGCCGGTGCTGCGCGGGATCAGCCTGCGGATCGCCGCGGGGGAGACCGTGGCGTGCGTGGGGCCGACCGGTGCCGGCAAGTCGACCCTGGCGAAGCTGGTCACCCGGCTGTACGACCCGGACGCCGGCCGGGTGCTGATCGACGGGCACGACCTGCGTGACGTCACCCTCGCCTCGCTGCGCCGGCAGATCGGCGTGGTGCCGCAGGAGCCGTTCCTGTTCGCCGGCTCGATCCGGGACAACGTGGCGTTCGCCCGGCCCGAGGCGACCGACGACGAGGTCTGGGCGGCGGTGGACGCGGTCGGCCTGCGGGACCTGGTCGAACGTTCGCCGCAGGGGCTGGCGACCCCGCTGCACGAACGTGGTCAGTCGGTTTCCTCCGGTGAGCGGCAACTGCTCGCGTTGGCCCGTGCGTTCCTGGCCCAGCCCCGGGTGGTCCTGCTCGACGAGGCGACCGCGAACCTGGATCTCCAGTCCGAGCTGCGGGTGGAGGCGGCGCTGGACGTACTGCTGGAGGGGCGTACGGCGATCCTGGTCGCGCACCGGCTCTCCACGGCCGCGCGGGCGGACCGGATCATCGTGATCGACGACCACGGCATCGCCGAGTCCGGCTCCCACCGGGAGCTGCTCACCCGCGACGGCCCGTACGCCCGGATGTTCGCCACCTGGGCGGCCGGCGCCGGCCACTCCTGA
- a CDS encoding ABC transporter ATP-binding protein: protein MADRRTRPGELNGTDDRAPVVTATGVRRDFDGTVVLDGVDLRIRPGEVVALLGGSGSGKSTLLRALAGLDPEAGGTIEVRGRPAVVFQEHRLLPWKRVGDNVALGLTGPDVRDRVRAALTEVGLADRDRAWPAQLSGGQAQRVAVARALVREPEVLLLDEPFGALDALTRLRMQGLLGRLRAEHGFAALLVTHDVDEALLLADRTLVLEHGRIVEDAAVPLPRPRTHDAPGFGGLRRHLLDRLGVPVA, encoded by the coding sequence ATGGCGGACCGGCGTACACGTCCAGGCGAGCTGAACGGCACCGATGACCGGGCACCGGTGGTCACCGCGACCGGGGTCCGGCGGGACTTCGACGGCACGGTGGTGCTCGACGGCGTGGACCTGCGGATCCGGCCGGGCGAGGTGGTGGCGCTGCTCGGCGGCTCCGGCTCCGGCAAGAGCACCCTGCTGCGAGCACTCGCCGGACTCGACCCCGAGGCCGGCGGCACCATCGAGGTCCGGGGCCGGCCGGCGGTCGTGTTCCAGGAACACCGGCTGCTGCCCTGGAAACGCGTCGGCGACAACGTCGCGCTCGGCCTCACCGGTCCCGACGTACGCGACCGGGTCCGGGCGGCACTGACCGAGGTCGGCCTCGCCGACCGGGACCGGGCCTGGCCGGCTCAGCTGTCCGGGGGCCAGGCGCAGCGGGTCGCGGTCGCCCGCGCCCTGGTCCGGGAACCCGAGGTGCTGCTGCTCGACGAGCCGTTCGGTGCCCTCGACGCACTCACCCGACTGCGGATGCAGGGCCTGCTCGGCCGGCTCCGGGCCGAACACGGCTTCGCCGCCCTGCTGGTCACCCACGACGTCGACGAGGCACTGCTGCTCGCCGACCGGACGCTGGTCCTGGAACACGGCCGGATCGTCGAGGACGCGGCCGTACCCCTGCCCCGTCCGCGCACGCACGACGCACCCGGCTTCGGCGGGCTGCGCCGGCACCTGCTCGACCGGCTCGGGGTGCCGGTCGCCTGA
- a CDS encoding ABC transporter permease subunit has translation MTRPTLVPTQGPDGPSAAGVPAASVPSGPRRRRRTGARWRRVISPLVLVLAWELASRTGLLAPEKLSAPSEVLRAGWRLAVDGILWTHLTDSLTRAAIGLAIGGTLGVVLGALAGLLRIGDDLVDPPVQMARMLPHLGLVPLLIIWVGIGESLKITLVCLGAFFPIYFNMYAGIRDIDVRLVEAARTCGLNALQRIRHVILPGALPALFLGLRLAIGAAWLSLVVGEQVNAQTGIGFLMMEAREFSQTDVVVLGLLIYALLGLLSDVALRILERRALTWRTGVHVQAS, from the coding sequence GTGACCCGACCAACGCTGGTGCCGACCCAAGGCCCGGACGGTCCCAGCGCGGCGGGCGTACCAGCCGCGTCGGTACCGTCCGGGCCGAGGCGCCGCCGCCGCACCGGCGCCCGGTGGCGACGGGTTATCAGTCCGTTGGTGCTCGTACTGGCCTGGGAACTGGCGTCCCGCACGGGCCTGCTGGCACCGGAGAAGCTCTCCGCCCCCAGCGAGGTGCTCCGTGCCGGGTGGCGGCTGGCCGTCGACGGGATCCTCTGGACCCACCTGACCGACTCGCTCACCCGAGCGGCGATCGGGCTGGCCATCGGCGGCACCCTCGGGGTGGTGCTGGGTGCCCTGGCCGGACTGCTCCGGATCGGGGACGACCTGGTCGACCCGCCGGTGCAGATGGCCCGGATGCTCCCCCACCTCGGCCTGGTCCCGCTGCTCATCATCTGGGTCGGCATCGGCGAGTCGCTGAAGATCACCCTGGTCTGCCTCGGTGCGTTCTTCCCGATCTACTTCAACATGTACGCCGGCATCCGCGACATCGACGTACGCCTGGTCGAGGCGGCCCGGACCTGCGGGTTGAACGCGTTGCAGCGGATCCGGCACGTGATCCTGCCCGGCGCGCTGCCCGCCCTGTTCCTCGGCCTCCGGCTGGCCATCGGCGCCGCCTGGCTGAGCCTGGTCGTCGGCGAACAGGTCAACGCCCAGACCGGTATCGGCTTCCTCATGATGGAGGCGCGGGAGTTCAGCCAGACCGACGTGGTGGTGCTCGGCCTGCTCATCTACGCCCTGCTCGGCCTGCTGTCGGACGTCGCGCTGCGAATCCTGGAGAGGAGGGCGTTGACATGGCGGACCGGCGTACACGTCCAGGCGAGCTGA
- a CDS encoding aliphatic sulfonate ABC transporter substrate-binding protein, with amino-acid sequence MSIGTRTGSRGWRRILAIALSAGLLATVGLVAGCGDGDDASGAEAPLRVGYQRFGGLSLVKARNAAAGTTWSLFESGPALTEAFKADAIDIGQVGEAPPIFAAAGKIPFKIIGTSAEIPEGEAVLVKEGSGINSFADLKGRTVALNKGSNVHWLLVRLLEANQMTLDDIQVKYLKPAEGRPAFDAGQVDAWIIWDPYFALAEQPGVKILANATGLAGNREYLLVSPDALKNKPEQIRAFLETYREVTDWGIANPADRAKILAPELKIPEDVTTRALARSARPLAPVTPAIGDELQAIADGFTKLELIPTSIDMRDRVDTRFAEVLG; translated from the coding sequence ATGTCGATCGGCACGCGTACCGGCAGCCGAGGCTGGCGAAGAATCCTGGCGATCGCGCTCAGCGCGGGCCTGCTGGCCACGGTCGGCCTGGTCGCCGGCTGCGGGGACGGCGACGACGCCTCGGGCGCCGAGGCGCCACTTCGCGTGGGTTACCAGCGATTCGGGGGCCTGAGCCTGGTCAAGGCGCGCAACGCGGCGGCCGGCACCACCTGGTCGCTGTTCGAAAGCGGCCCGGCACTGACCGAGGCGTTCAAGGCCGACGCGATCGACATCGGCCAGGTGGGCGAGGCCCCGCCGATCTTCGCCGCCGCGGGGAAGATCCCCTTCAAGATCATCGGCACCTCGGCCGAGATCCCCGAGGGCGAGGCGGTACTGGTCAAGGAGGGCAGCGGGATCAACAGCTTCGCCGACCTCAAGGGCCGGACGGTCGCCCTGAACAAGGGCTCGAACGTGCACTGGCTGCTGGTACGACTACTCGAAGCCAACCAGATGACGCTCGACGACATCCAGGTCAAGTACCTCAAGCCCGCCGAGGGCCGGCCCGCCTTCGACGCCGGGCAGGTCGACGCATGGATCATCTGGGACCCGTACTTCGCCCTCGCCGAACAGCCGGGGGTGAAAATCCTGGCCAACGCGACCGGCCTGGCCGGCAACCGGGAGTACCTGCTGGTCTCCCCCGACGCGTTGAAGAACAAGCCCGAGCAGATCCGGGCCTTCCTCGAGACCTACCGCGAGGTCACCGACTGGGGCATCGCCAACCCCGCCGACCGGGCAAAGATCCTGGCCCCCGAGCTGAAGATCCCCGAGGACGTCACCACCCGCGCACTCGCCCGCAGCGCCCGCCCCCTGGCCCCGGTCACCCCGGCGATCGGTGACGAACTCCAGGCCATCGCGGACGGCTTCACCAAGCTCGAACTCATCCCGACCTCGATCGACATGCGGGACCGGGTCGACACCCGGTTCGCCGAGGTACTCGGGTGA
- the ssuE gene encoding NADPH-dependent FMN reductase — MPTILAISGSPSATSRTERLVELLAGRLAGGGHQVRALSIRDVPPDALLGADPAHPAIVAVADALAAADGLLVATPVYKASYSGALKALLDLLPQYALAGKVVLPLATGGTLAHVLAIDYAMRPVLNAMGAAHIVPGYFLLDQLILTGADGATVVEATAAPALHAVVDTFAAALAPRALPIAA; from the coding sequence ATGCCCACCATCCTCGCCATCTCCGGTTCGCCGTCGGCCACCTCGCGTACCGAGCGGCTGGTCGAACTGCTCGCCGGGCGCCTCGCCGGCGGCGGGCACCAGGTCCGCGCCCTGTCGATCCGGGACGTGCCGCCGGACGCGCTGCTCGGCGCCGACCCGGCCCACCCGGCGATCGTCGCGGTGGCGGACGCACTCGCCGCCGCCGACGGCCTGCTGGTCGCCACCCCGGTCTACAAGGCGTCCTACAGCGGCGCCCTGAAGGCACTGCTCGACCTGCTGCCGCAGTACGCCCTCGCCGGCAAGGTGGTGCTGCCGCTGGCCACCGGCGGGACCCTCGCCCACGTACTGGCGATCGACTACGCGATGCGACCGGTGCTCAACGCCATGGGCGCGGCGCACATCGTGCCCGGTTACTTCCTGCTGGACCAGCTGATCCTGACCGGGGCCGACGGCGCGACGGTGGTCGAGGCGACGGCCGCCCCGGCGCTGCACGCGGTGGTGGACACCTTCGCCGCCGCCCTGGCGCCCCGCGCGCTGCCGATCGCGGCCTGA
- a CDS encoding LLM class flavin-dependent oxidoreductase has product MALTFHWFLPTYGDSRDIVGGGHGLAAGTAGGARPATVAYLGQIARTAEQLGFEGALTPTGAWCEDAWLATAMLSEVTERLKFLVAFRPGMLSPTLAAQMASTFQRLSNGRLLLNVVTGGESHEQRAYGDFLDKDARYARTDEFLHVVRALWRGETVTHDGPHVRVEQAKLGRLPDPVPPIYFGGSSKAAGPVAVAHSDVYLTWGEPPAQVAEKLAWIRGLAAEAGRELRFGIRLHVIARDTSEQAWAQAQRLLDGIPEADIKAVQAGLARSESEGQRRMIALHGGSRDGLEIAPNLWAGVGLVRGGAGTALVGSHTEIADRIAEYHALGITEFILSGHPHVEEAYWFGEGVLPILRQRGLWRHPVGEPEPVAAAVPFAAPEPATSSPR; this is encoded by the coding sequence ATGGCCCTGACCTTCCACTGGTTCCTACCCACCTACGGCGACAGCCGCGACATCGTCGGCGGCGGGCACGGGCTGGCCGCGGGTACGGCCGGCGGCGCCCGGCCGGCGACGGTCGCCTACCTCGGGCAGATCGCCCGCACCGCGGAACAACTCGGCTTCGAGGGCGCCCTCACCCCGACCGGTGCCTGGTGCGAGGACGCCTGGCTGGCCACCGCGATGCTGTCGGAGGTCACCGAGCGGCTCAAGTTCCTGGTCGCGTTCCGCCCCGGCATGCTCTCGCCCACGCTCGCCGCCCAGATGGCCTCCACCTTCCAGCGCCTGTCCAACGGGCGGCTGCTGCTCAACGTGGTCACCGGCGGCGAGAGCCACGAGCAGCGGGCGTACGGCGACTTCCTCGACAAGGACGCCCGCTACGCCCGTACGGACGAGTTCCTGCACGTGGTGCGGGCGCTGTGGCGCGGTGAGACGGTGACCCACGACGGCCCGCACGTACGCGTCGAGCAGGCGAAGCTCGGCCGTCTGCCGGACCCGGTCCCACCGATCTACTTCGGTGGGTCGTCGAAGGCGGCCGGCCCGGTCGCGGTGGCACACTCCGATGTCTACCTCACCTGGGGCGAGCCGCCGGCACAGGTGGCCGAGAAGCTGGCCTGGATCCGTGGCCTCGCCGCCGAGGCCGGGCGGGAACTCCGCTTCGGTATCCGGTTGCACGTGATCGCCCGGGACACCTCCGAGCAGGCCTGGGCGCAGGCCCAGCGGCTGCTCGACGGCATTCCGGAGGCGGACATCAAGGCGGTCCAGGCCGGGTTGGCGCGCAGCGAGTCCGAGGGGCAGCGCCGGATGATCGCCCTGCACGGCGGCTCGCGGGACGGGCTGGAGATCGCCCCCAACCTCTGGGCCGGTGTGGGTCTGGTCCGGGGCGGCGCCGGTACGGCGCTGGTCGGCAGCCACACCGAGATCGCCGACCGGATCGCGGAGTACCACGCCCTCGGCATCACCGAGTTCATCCTCTCCGGGCATCCGCACGTGGAGGAGGCGTACTGGTTCGGTGAGGGTGTGCTGCCGATCCTGCGTCAGCGCGGCCTGTGGCGGCACCCGGTGGGGGAGCCGGAGCCGGTCGCCGCGGCGGTGCCGTTCGCCGCCCCCGAGCCGGCTACCAGCTCGCCGAGATGA
- a CDS encoding GNAT family N-acetyltransferase, with the protein METTDPVDIAVEAWMASLAMFSVTQPNGFYRMGAHGTSELITGAPMSLLNGVISINREPDVEEIAAFATSPKLTPVAWSIQTRGDEPIPGIERTATEHGLTKRTTLPFMTKALTTVDAQLPKTDAPRVRGLTGTDSELYQTVMAAGYEGPPEIFAVLSSPAVLDHSAMRGYVAEVDGVPVASAFGVVVDDHVGVFNIAVPPEHRRRGYGRAATAEVLREAYSAGARTAFLHASPMGVGLYRDMGFRVAENWTILTS; encoded by the coding sequence GTGGAAACAACCGATCCGGTGGACATCGCCGTCGAGGCGTGGATGGCGTCCCTTGCCATGTTCTCGGTCACCCAGCCGAACGGCTTCTACCGGATGGGCGCCCACGGCACCTCCGAACTCATCACCGGTGCACCGATGTCCCTGCTGAACGGCGTGATCAGCATCAACCGGGAGCCCGACGTCGAGGAGATCGCGGCCTTCGCCACCTCCCCGAAGTTGACGCCGGTCGCCTGGAGCATCCAGACCCGCGGCGACGAGCCCATCCCGGGGATCGAACGGACCGCCACCGAACACGGGCTGACCAAGCGGACGACGTTGCCCTTCATGACCAAAGCCCTCACCACCGTCGACGCGCAGCTCCCGAAGACCGACGCACCACGGGTACGCGGGCTGACAGGCACCGACAGCGAGCTCTATCAGACGGTGATGGCGGCCGGCTACGAAGGTCCACCGGAGATCTTCGCGGTCCTCAGCTCGCCCGCCGTGCTCGACCACTCCGCGATGCGTGGGTACGTCGCCGAGGTGGACGGCGTACCGGTCGCCTCGGCGTTCGGCGTCGTGGTGGACGACCACGTGGGGGTGTTCAACATCGCCGTACCGCCGGAGCACCGGCGACGCGGCTACGGCCGGGCGGCGACCGCCGAGGTGCTGCGGGAGGCGTACTCGGCGGGAGCACGGACAGCATTCCTGCACGCCAGCCCGATGGGCGTCGGACTGTACCGGGACATGGGCTTCCGGGTGGCGGAGAACTGGACGATCCTCACCTCGTGA
- a CDS encoding CDP-alcohol phosphatidyltransferase family protein — protein MSRRPARADDAQPTGGTAAQSEDAATRVLTIPNLISFARLLGVPLFLYLLLGPHADVAALVVLAVGGTTDWVDGYVARRLRQVSRLGELLDPTADRLYILATLAGFTAREIVPWEFTAALLARELLLFGSLLVLRRYGYGPPPVHYLGKTATFILLAAFPTLLLADAVPGAATAAGAIGWGLAWWGLVLYWAAGVFYLIQAARLIRTARREAG, from the coding sequence GTGTCGCGTCGGCCGGCGCGGGCAGACGACGCCCAGCCAACCGGGGGCACCGCCGCCCAGTCCGAGGACGCGGCGACCCGGGTGCTCACCATTCCCAACCTGATCAGCTTCGCCCGCCTGCTCGGCGTACCCCTCTTCCTCTATCTGTTGCTGGGACCGCACGCGGACGTCGCCGCCCTGGTGGTCCTCGCCGTCGGTGGAACCACCGACTGGGTCGACGGGTACGTCGCCCGCCGGCTGCGCCAGGTCAGCCGGCTGGGGGAGTTGCTCGACCCGACCGCCGACCGGCTCTACATCCTGGCCACCCTGGCCGGGTTCACCGCCCGCGAGATCGTGCCGTGGGAGTTCACCGCCGCGCTGCTCGCCCGTGAGCTGCTGCTCTTCGGTTCCCTGCTGGTCCTGCGCCGGTACGGGTACGGTCCACCGCCGGTGCACTACCTCGGCAAGACCGCCACGTTCATCCTGCTGGCCGCGTTCCCGACGCTGCTGCTCGCCGACGCGGTGCCGGGCGCGGCGACGGCGGCCGGCGCGATCGGGTGGGGCCTGGCCTGGTGGGGTCTGGTGCTCTACTGGGCCGCCGGGGTGTTCTACCTGATCCAGGCTGCCCGGCTGATCCGTACGGCTCGCCGGGAGGCCGGATGA
- a CDS encoding DUF881 domain-containing protein — MSAGRGPERTYAPDFLTELFQNPLDPGYSDAALSRRAGRGPTGWRRSTIRVVTVITLAALGFLLAIAYRQTIEGEPGRAQARAGLVAQIKQRESEADQLTRRADELREDVNRQRDAALSGSDAARLRDLEAATGLGRVKGDGVVVRVADGPSEADAVTGAGGTNLGKVLDRDLQDIANALWSAGAEAVSINGQRLTATSTIRAAGGAILVDFRPVTGPYEVSAIGPGQLERRFRDSDAANLLRQVAAEHGMSFGVRGADDLTLPAASEPQLRYAVPSVSPSPSPSGAARSTSPASPGAGSSLSPSGGGR, encoded by the coding sequence ATGAGCGCCGGGCGCGGACCGGAACGCACCTACGCCCCCGACTTCCTGACCGAGCTGTTCCAGAATCCGCTCGATCCCGGTTACTCGGATGCGGCGTTGAGTCGGCGTGCGGGTCGCGGGCCGACCGGATGGCGGCGGTCCACGATCCGGGTGGTGACGGTGATCACCCTGGCCGCGCTCGGCTTCCTGCTGGCGATCGCGTACCGGCAGACGATCGAGGGGGAGCCGGGGCGGGCCCAGGCGCGGGCGGGGCTGGTGGCGCAGATCAAGCAGCGGGAGAGCGAGGCTGACCAGCTGACCCGTCGGGCGGACGAGTTGCGCGAGGACGTGAACCGGCAGCGGGACGCGGCGCTGTCGGGGAGTGACGCGGCCCGGTTGCGTGATCTGGAGGCGGCGACGGGTCTGGGTCGGGTCAAGGGTGATGGTGTCGTGGTTCGGGTCGCCGACGGGCCGTCGGAGGCGGATGCGGTGACCGGGGCTGGCGGTACTAACCTCGGCAAGGTGTTGGACCGGGATCTTCAGGACATCGCGAATGCCCTGTGGAGCGCTGGCGCGGAAGCGGTTTCGATCAATGGTCAGCGGCTTACCGCGACGTCGACGATCCGGGCTGCCGGTGGTGCGATCCTGGTCGACTTCCGGCCGGTGACCGGGCCGTACGAGGTGTCGGCGATCGGCCCGGGTCAGTTGGAGCGCCGGTTCCGGGACAGCGACGCGGCGAACCTGTTGCGTCAGGTCGCGGCGGAGCATGGCATGTCGTTCGGTGTGCGTGGGGCCGATGATCTGACCCTGCCGGCGGCCAGTGAACCCCAACTGCGGTACGCGGTTCCCTCCGTGTCGCCGTCGCCGTCGCCTTCCGGGGCGGCGCGTTCCACCAGTCCGGCGTCGCCTGGCGCCGGGTCATCCCTCAGCCCCTCCGGAGGCGGCCGATGA
- a CDS encoding small basic family protein has protein sequence MIPVLALLAGVVLGVVLDPTVPAALLPYLPIAVVAALDAVFGGVRAKLDGIFDDKQFVISFISNVLVAGVIVYLGDQLGVGGQLSTGVVVVLGVRIFGNVAAIRRHLFRA, from the coding sequence ATGATCCCCGTACTCGCGTTGCTCGCCGGCGTGGTGCTCGGCGTGGTGCTGGACCCGACGGTGCCGGCGGCGTTGCTGCCGTATCTGCCGATCGCGGTGGTCGCGGCGCTGGACGCGGTGTTCGGTGGGGTACGGGCGAAGCTCGACGGGATCTTCGACGACAAGCAGTTCGTGATCTCGTTCATCTCGAACGTGCTGGTCGCGGGTGTGATCGTTTACCTGGGTGACCAGCTCGGTGTGGGTGGTCAGTTGTCCACGGGTGTCGTGGTGGTGCTCGGTGTCCGGATCTTCGGCAATGTGGCGGCGATTCGTCGGCACCTGTTCCGGGCGTAG